In Passer domesticus isolate bPasDom1 chromosome 7, bPasDom1.hap1, whole genome shotgun sequence, one genomic interval encodes:
- the TAF9B gene encoding transcription initiation factor TFIID subunit 9B produces MEAAKMASPKSAPKDAQVMAQILKDMGITEYEPRVINQMLEFAYRYVTTILEDAKIYSSHAKKSSVDADDVRLAIQCRTDQAFTSPPPRDFLLDIARQKNQTPLPLIKPYSGPRLPPDRYCLTAPNYRLKSLQKKVSSTAGRITVPRLSVGAVSSRPSTPTLGTPSAQTVSVSAKVGAPVSLAGQRFTVQIPSSQPAGKSATPTTPTVQNVLINPSLIGPKNILITTNMVPPGAADPNPLKRKHEDDDDYDAL; encoded by the exons ATGGAGGCGGCCAAGATGGCGTCTCCCAAGAGCGCCCCTAAAGACGCGCAG GTGATGGCGCAGATCCTCAAGGACATGGGCATCACCGAGTACGAGCCGCGCGTCATCAACCAGATGCTGGAGTTCGCCTACA GGTACGTCACCACCATCCTGGAGGACGCCAAGATCTACTCGAGCCACGCCAAGAAGTCGAGCGTGGACGCGGACGACGTGCGGCTGGCGATCCAGTGCCGCACCGACCAGGCCTTCAcctcgcccccgccccgcgaC ttcctgctggacaTCGCCCGCCAGAAGAACCAGACGCCGCTGCCGCTGATCAAGCCGTACTCGGGCCCGCGGCTGCCACCCGACAGGTACTGCCTGACTGCCCCCAACTACCGCCTGAAATCCCTGCAGAAGAAG GTCTCCTCCACAGCAGGCAGGATCACAGTGCCTCGCCTGAGCGTGGGCGCCGTGAGCAGCAGGCCCAGCACTCCCACTTTGG GCACCCCCTCAGCCCAGACCGTGTCGGTGTCAGCCAAGGTGGGCGCGCCGGTGTCGCTGGCGGGGCAGCGCTTCACGGTCCAGATCCCGTCCTCACAGCCTGCTGGGAAATCAG CCACTCCCACCACGCCCACGGTGCAGAACGTCCTGATCAACCCCTCCCTGATCGGCCCCAAGAACATCCTGATCACCACCAACATGGtcccgcccggcgccgccgaCCCCAACCCGCTCAAGAGGAAACACGAGGACGACGACGACTACGACGCCTTGTGA
- the KIF4A gene encoding chromosome-associated kinesin KIF4A isoform X2 — translation MVREDEKGIPVRVALRCRPLVPKESSEGCRTCLSFVPGEPQVVVGNDKAFTYDYVFDPSAEQEEVFNTAVSPLVRGIFKGYNATVLAYGQTGSGKTYSMGGTYTANQEHEPSVGVIPRVIKLLFEEKQQRQDWDFVLKVSYLEIYNEDILDLLCPSRERSPISIREDPKEGIKIVGLTERNVTCAQETVSCLEQGNNSRTVGSTAMNSQSSRSHAIFTICIDQKKKNDKNCSFHCKLHLVDLAGSERQKKTKAEGDRLKEGININRGLLCLGNVISALGDENKKGGFVPYRDSKLTRLLQDSLGGNSHTLMIACVSPADSNLEETLNTLRYADRARKIKNKPIVNVDPQAAELHQLKQQVQQLQVLLLQAHGGTLPVALNGLAPSESLQSLMEKNQSLQEENQKLSQGLSEAAGQTAQMLERIILTEQENEKMNAKLEQLQQHAVCKLDLQKLVETVEDEELKENVEVIRNLQQVLAELQSENAAITEAAAELPNSEQDSPGGAEVGQESKRASDFSTQHALRQAQLSRELLELNKALTLKEALAKKMSQNDTQLGPIQSQYQTNIRDLESEVSNLQKEKEELVLALQMAKKDINQAKLSERRRKRLQELEAQISELKKKLNEQSKLLKLKESTEHTVSKLNQEIREMKQQRVQLMRQMKEDTEKFRQWKQQKDKEVIQLKEKDRKRQYELLKLERDFQKQANVLRRKTEEAAAANKRLKDALQRQKEVADKRKETQNRGMEGIAARVKSWLANEVEVLVSTEEARRHLADLLEDRKILAKELLQLQEKKDAGENPPPKLRRRTYCLTDLQALDTDVSVAKQIESLQTEMELRSAQIADLQQKLLDADNGDRAKQRWDSIATILEAKCALKYLLGELVSSKVQESKLQSGLQQSQASCSDVQKMLMEERNHIAEMEAEFQNQILVQEQQHQEKVLYLLSQFQQKEAAEKRLEDSLNEQEKQLQERLRFQEEELEKMREICEKNQELLRENDNLKQKLLLLQVASGQKIRHIQQRPPESPDSSFDYVPPKPRCRRQTTAKPRAPSPEVDVEELLSDPGELEDSDWLPGKAGRGTKKNLMGETTTCEENKRDSEGSLKLEDPTEVKAEESFFQPVCITPTTKVLQDITEQEALLKIPSTAASLLGRDEESQENQNPFGRRKKRMLSSNISFFSGCTPIKE, via the exons ATGGTGCGGGAGGACGAGAAGGGCATCCCGGTGCGCGTGGCGCTGCGCTGCCGGCCGCTGGTGCCCAAGGAGAGCAGCGAGGGCTGCCGGACGTGCCTGTCCTTCGTGCCCGGCGAGCCGCAG GTGGTGGTGGGCAATGACAAAGCCTTCACCTACGACTACGTGTTCGACCCGTCCGCCGAGCAGGAGGAGGTGTTCAACACGGCGGTGTCGCCTCTGGTCCGAGGCATCTTCAAAG gatacaatGCCACCGTCTTGGCCTACGGACAGACGGGGTCAGGGAAAACCTATTCCATGGGAGGCACCTACACTGCCAACCAGGAGCACGAGCCCAGCGTGGGGGTCATCCCCAGGGTCATCAAGCTGCTCTTTGAGGAGAAGCAGCAAAGGCAGGACTGGGACTTCGTCCTCAAAGTTTCTTATTTGGAG ATTTACAACGAGGACATCCTGGACCTGCTGTGCCCCTCCCGAGAGCGCTCCCCCATCAGCATCCGGGAGGACCCCAAGGAAGGCATCAAg ATTGTGGGGTTGACAGAAAGAAATGTCACCTGTGCCCAAGAGACCGtgtcctgcctggagcaggggaaCAACTCCAGAACTGTGGGATCCACGGCCATGAATTCCCAGTCCTCCAGATCCCACGCCATCTTCACCATCTGCATCgaccagaagaagaaaaatgacaA GAATTGCAGTTTTCACTGCAAGCTGCACCTGGTGGATCTTGCTGGCTCTGAGAGACAAAAGAAGACCAAGGCTGAGGGAGACAGACTCAAAGAAG GAATCAACATCAACAGAGGCCTCCTGTGCCTGGGGAATGTCATCAGTGCTCTGGGAGATGAGAACAAAAAGGGAGGCTTTGTCCCCTACAGAGACTCCAAGCTGACCAGGCTGCTGCAAG ACTCCCTGGGTGGGAACAGCCACACGCTGATGATTGCCTGTGTGAGCCCAGCAGATTCCAACCTGGAGGAGACCCTGAACACTCTGCGTTATGCTGACAGGGCCAGGAAGATCAAAAACAAACCCATTGTCAACGTGGACCCCCAGGCAGCTGAGCTGCACCAGCTGAAGCAGCAG gtccagcagctccaggtgttgctgctccaggcccacgGAGGgaccctgcccgtggctctCAA TGGTTTGGCCCCCTCAGAGAGCCTCCAATCCCTGATGGAGAAGAACCAATCCCTGCAGGAGGAGAACCagaagctgagccaggggctgagTGAGGCTGCTGGGCAGACAGCACAGATGCTGGAGAGGATCATCCTG ACAGAGCAAGAAAATGAGAAGATGAATGCAAAGctagagcagctccagcagcacgcTGT GTGCAAGTTGGATCTGCAGAAGCTGGTGGAGACTGTGGAAGATGAGGAGTTAAAGGAAAATGTGGAGGTGATCCGGAacctgcagcaggtgctggctgagctgcag AGTGAAAATGCTGCCAtcacagaagctgctgcagagctgccaaacTCTGAACAGGATTCTCCAGGT ggagcagaagTGGGCCAGGAATCCAAGAGAGCCTCTGACTTCAGCACCCAGCACGCCCTGCgccaggcacagctctccagggagctgctggagctcaacAAAGCCCTGACTCTGAAAGAGGCCCTGGCCAAAAAAATGTCTCAAAATGATACTCAGCTTGGGCCCATTCAGTCCCAGTACCAG ACCAATATCAGGGATCTGGAATCAGAGGTCAGCAActtgcagaaggaaaaggaggagttGGTCCTTGCTCTGCAAATGGCAAAGAAGGACATCAACCAGGCCAA gctgagtgAGCGGCGCCGGAAgaggctccaggagctggaagcaCAAATTAGTGAGCTCAAGAAGAAGCTGAATGAGCAGTCCAAGCTCTTGAAGCTGAAGGAATCCACAGAGCACACGGTGTCCAAACTGAACCAGGAGATCAGG GAAATGAAGCAGCAAAGGGTGCAGCTGATGCGTCAGATGAAAGAAGACACTGAGAAATTCAGGCAGTGGAAGCAGCAGAAGGACAAGGAGGTGATCCagctgaaggaaaag GACCGTAAGAGACAGTATGAGCTCCtcaagctggagagggatttcCAGAAACAGGCCAACGTCCTGCGGCGCAAAACTGAGGAG gcagcagctgccaacAAGCGCCTGAAGGATGCTCTGCAGAGGCAGAAGGAGGTGGCAGATAAACGGAAGGAGACCCAAAATCGGGGCATGGAAGGAATTGCTGCACGAGTCAAA AGCTGGCTTGCAAATGAAGTTGAGGTTCTTGTCAGCACTGAGGAAGCTCGAAGACACCTGGCAGACCTGCTGGAGGACAGGAAAATCCTTGCAAAAgagctccttcagctgcaagAGAAGAAAGATGCTGGAGAAAACCCCCCTCCAAAGCTGCGG AGGCGCACCTACTGCCTGACTGAcctgcaggctctggacacCGATGTCTCTGTCGCCAAGCAGATCGAGagcctgcaaacagagatggaGCTCAG GAGTGCCCAGATAGCAGATCTGCAGCAGAAACTCCTGGATGCAGACAATGGAGATCGGGCCAAGCAGCGCTGGGACAGCATTGCCACCATCCTGGAGGCCAAATGTGCTCTGAAGTATCTCCTGGGAGAG CTGGTCTCCTCCAAAGTGCAGGAGAGCAAACTGCAGAGcggcctgcagcagagccaggccagCTGCTCTGATGTGCAGAAGATGCTGATGGAAGAGAGAAACCACATAGCAGAGATGGAGGCAGAGTTCCAAAATCAGATTTTGGTGCAGGAACAGCAACACCAGGAAAAG GTTCTGTACCTGCTCAGCCAATTCCAgcagaaagaagcagcagagaagAGATTGGAAGATTCCCTGAACGAGCAGGAGAAACAACTGCAGGAGCGACTGCGGTTCCAG GaggaagagctggaaaaaatgAGGGAGATCTGTGAGAAGAACCAGGAACTCCTCCGGGAAAATGACAATCTGAAACAG AAACTGCTGCTCCTCCAAGTTGCTAGTGGCCAGAAGATCCGGCACATCCAGCAAAGGCCACCTGAGTCTCCAGACtcttcttttgattatgttccACCCAAA ccccggtgccgccgGCAGACGACGGCCAAGCCCCGAGCGCCCAGCCCCGAGGTGGAtgtggaggagctgctctctgACCCTGGGGAGCTGGAGGATTCTGACTGGCTTCCAGGGAAAGCAGGCAGAGGAACCAAGAAAAACCTCATGGGG GAAACCACAACATGTGAGGAGAACAAAAGGGACTCAGAGGGGTCCTTGAAGCTGGAAGACCCCACAGAGGTGAAAGCAGAAGAGAGCTTCTTCCAGCCCGTGTGTATCACTCCAACCACCAAG GTCCTGCaggacatcacagagcaggaggCGCTCCTGAAgattcccagcactgctgcctccctgctcgGGAGGGATGAGGAGTCCCAGGAGAACCAGAACCCCtttgggaggaggaagaagaggatgcTGAGCAGCAACATCAGCTTCTTCTCAGGCTGCACCCCCATCAAGGAGTAG
- the KIF4A gene encoding chromosome-associated kinesin KIF4A isoform X1: MVREDEKGIPVRVALRCRPLVPKESSEGCRTCLSFVPGEPQVVVGNDKAFTYDYVFDPSAEQEEVFNTAVSPLVRGIFKGYNATVLAYGQTGSGKTYSMGGTYTANQEHEPSVGVIPRVIKLLFEEKQQRQDWDFVLKVSYLEIYNEDILDLLCPSRERSPISIREDPKEGIKIVGLTERNVTCAQETVSCLEQGNNSRTVGSTAMNSQSSRSHAIFTICIDQKKKNDKNCSFHCKLHLVDLAGSERQKKTKAEGDRLKEGININRGLLCLGNVISALGDENKKGGFVPYRDSKLTRLLQDSLGGNSHTLMIACVSPADSNLEETLNTLRYADRARKIKNKPIVNVDPQAAELHQLKQQVQQLQVLLLQAHGGTLPVALNGLAPSESLQSLMEKNQSLQEENQKLSQGLSEAAGQTAQMLERIILTEQENEKMNAKLEQLQQHAVCKLDLQKLVETVEDEELKENVEVIRNLQQVLAELQSENAAITEAAAELPNSEQDSPGGAEVGQESKRASDFSTQHALRQAQLSRELLELNKALTLKEALAKKMSQNDTQLGPIQSQYQTNIRDLESEVSNLQKEKEELVLALQMAKKDINQAKLSERRRKRLQELEAQISELKKKLNEQSKLLKLKESTEHTVSKLNQEIREMKQQRVQLMRQMKEDTEKFRQWKQQKDKEVIQLKEKDRKRQYELLKLERDFQKQANVLRRKTEEAAAANKRLKDALQRQKEVADKRKETQNRGMEGIAARVKSWLANEVEVLVSTEEARRHLADLLEDRKILAKELLQLQEKKDAGENPPPKLRRRTYCLTDLQALDTDVSVAKQIESLQTEMELRSAQIADLQQKLLDADNGDRAKQRWDSIATILEAKCALKYLLGELVSSKVQESKLQSGLQQSQASCSDVQKMLMEERNHIAEMEAEFQNQILVQEQQHQEKVLYLLSQFQQKEAAEKRLEDSLNEQEKQLQERLRFQEEELEKMREICEKNQELLRENDNLKQKLLLLQVASGQKIRHIQQRPPESPDSSFDYVPPKPRCRRQTTAKPRAPSPEVDVEELLSDPGELEDSDWLPGKAGRGTKKNLMGCSCKGRCGNRQCGCRKQKLGCTDGCSCAAATCRNRERGLETTTCEENKRDSEGSLKLEDPTEVKAEESFFQPVCITPTTKVLQDITEQEALLKIPSTAASLLGRDEESQENQNPFGRRKKRMLSSNISFFSGCTPIKE; this comes from the exons ATGGTGCGGGAGGACGAGAAGGGCATCCCGGTGCGCGTGGCGCTGCGCTGCCGGCCGCTGGTGCCCAAGGAGAGCAGCGAGGGCTGCCGGACGTGCCTGTCCTTCGTGCCCGGCGAGCCGCAG GTGGTGGTGGGCAATGACAAAGCCTTCACCTACGACTACGTGTTCGACCCGTCCGCCGAGCAGGAGGAGGTGTTCAACACGGCGGTGTCGCCTCTGGTCCGAGGCATCTTCAAAG gatacaatGCCACCGTCTTGGCCTACGGACAGACGGGGTCAGGGAAAACCTATTCCATGGGAGGCACCTACACTGCCAACCAGGAGCACGAGCCCAGCGTGGGGGTCATCCCCAGGGTCATCAAGCTGCTCTTTGAGGAGAAGCAGCAAAGGCAGGACTGGGACTTCGTCCTCAAAGTTTCTTATTTGGAG ATTTACAACGAGGACATCCTGGACCTGCTGTGCCCCTCCCGAGAGCGCTCCCCCATCAGCATCCGGGAGGACCCCAAGGAAGGCATCAAg ATTGTGGGGTTGACAGAAAGAAATGTCACCTGTGCCCAAGAGACCGtgtcctgcctggagcaggggaaCAACTCCAGAACTGTGGGATCCACGGCCATGAATTCCCAGTCCTCCAGATCCCACGCCATCTTCACCATCTGCATCgaccagaagaagaaaaatgacaA GAATTGCAGTTTTCACTGCAAGCTGCACCTGGTGGATCTTGCTGGCTCTGAGAGACAAAAGAAGACCAAGGCTGAGGGAGACAGACTCAAAGAAG GAATCAACATCAACAGAGGCCTCCTGTGCCTGGGGAATGTCATCAGTGCTCTGGGAGATGAGAACAAAAAGGGAGGCTTTGTCCCCTACAGAGACTCCAAGCTGACCAGGCTGCTGCAAG ACTCCCTGGGTGGGAACAGCCACACGCTGATGATTGCCTGTGTGAGCCCAGCAGATTCCAACCTGGAGGAGACCCTGAACACTCTGCGTTATGCTGACAGGGCCAGGAAGATCAAAAACAAACCCATTGTCAACGTGGACCCCCAGGCAGCTGAGCTGCACCAGCTGAAGCAGCAG gtccagcagctccaggtgttgctgctccaggcccacgGAGGgaccctgcccgtggctctCAA TGGTTTGGCCCCCTCAGAGAGCCTCCAATCCCTGATGGAGAAGAACCAATCCCTGCAGGAGGAGAACCagaagctgagccaggggctgagTGAGGCTGCTGGGCAGACAGCACAGATGCTGGAGAGGATCATCCTG ACAGAGCAAGAAAATGAGAAGATGAATGCAAAGctagagcagctccagcagcacgcTGT GTGCAAGTTGGATCTGCAGAAGCTGGTGGAGACTGTGGAAGATGAGGAGTTAAAGGAAAATGTGGAGGTGATCCGGAacctgcagcaggtgctggctgagctgcag AGTGAAAATGCTGCCAtcacagaagctgctgcagagctgccaaacTCTGAACAGGATTCTCCAGGT ggagcagaagTGGGCCAGGAATCCAAGAGAGCCTCTGACTTCAGCACCCAGCACGCCCTGCgccaggcacagctctccagggagctgctggagctcaacAAAGCCCTGACTCTGAAAGAGGCCCTGGCCAAAAAAATGTCTCAAAATGATACTCAGCTTGGGCCCATTCAGTCCCAGTACCAG ACCAATATCAGGGATCTGGAATCAGAGGTCAGCAActtgcagaaggaaaaggaggagttGGTCCTTGCTCTGCAAATGGCAAAGAAGGACATCAACCAGGCCAA gctgagtgAGCGGCGCCGGAAgaggctccaggagctggaagcaCAAATTAGTGAGCTCAAGAAGAAGCTGAATGAGCAGTCCAAGCTCTTGAAGCTGAAGGAATCCACAGAGCACACGGTGTCCAAACTGAACCAGGAGATCAGG GAAATGAAGCAGCAAAGGGTGCAGCTGATGCGTCAGATGAAAGAAGACACTGAGAAATTCAGGCAGTGGAAGCAGCAGAAGGACAAGGAGGTGATCCagctgaaggaaaag GACCGTAAGAGACAGTATGAGCTCCtcaagctggagagggatttcCAGAAACAGGCCAACGTCCTGCGGCGCAAAACTGAGGAG gcagcagctgccaacAAGCGCCTGAAGGATGCTCTGCAGAGGCAGAAGGAGGTGGCAGATAAACGGAAGGAGACCCAAAATCGGGGCATGGAAGGAATTGCTGCACGAGTCAAA AGCTGGCTTGCAAATGAAGTTGAGGTTCTTGTCAGCACTGAGGAAGCTCGAAGACACCTGGCAGACCTGCTGGAGGACAGGAAAATCCTTGCAAAAgagctccttcagctgcaagAGAAGAAAGATGCTGGAGAAAACCCCCCTCCAAAGCTGCGG AGGCGCACCTACTGCCTGACTGAcctgcaggctctggacacCGATGTCTCTGTCGCCAAGCAGATCGAGagcctgcaaacagagatggaGCTCAG GAGTGCCCAGATAGCAGATCTGCAGCAGAAACTCCTGGATGCAGACAATGGAGATCGGGCCAAGCAGCGCTGGGACAGCATTGCCACCATCCTGGAGGCCAAATGTGCTCTGAAGTATCTCCTGGGAGAG CTGGTCTCCTCCAAAGTGCAGGAGAGCAAACTGCAGAGcggcctgcagcagagccaggccagCTGCTCTGATGTGCAGAAGATGCTGATGGAAGAGAGAAACCACATAGCAGAGATGGAGGCAGAGTTCCAAAATCAGATTTTGGTGCAGGAACAGCAACACCAGGAAAAG GTTCTGTACCTGCTCAGCCAATTCCAgcagaaagaagcagcagagaagAGATTGGAAGATTCCCTGAACGAGCAGGAGAAACAACTGCAGGAGCGACTGCGGTTCCAG GaggaagagctggaaaaaatgAGGGAGATCTGTGAGAAGAACCAGGAACTCCTCCGGGAAAATGACAATCTGAAACAG AAACTGCTGCTCCTCCAAGTTGCTAGTGGCCAGAAGATCCGGCACATCCAGCAAAGGCCACCTGAGTCTCCAGACtcttcttttgattatgttccACCCAAA ccccggtgccgccgGCAGACGACGGCCAAGCCCCGAGCGCCCAGCCCCGAGGTGGAtgtggaggagctgctctctgACCCTGGGGAGCTGGAGGATTCTGACTGGCTTCCAGGGAAAGCAGGCAGAGGAACCAAGAAAAACCTCATGGGG TGCTCGTGCAAGGGCCGCTGTGGGAACAGGCAGTGtggctgcaggaagcagaagTTGGGATGCACCGACGGCTGCAGCTGCGCCGCGGCCACGTGCAGGAACAGGGAGCGAGGCCTG GAAACCACAACATGTGAGGAGAACAAAAGGGACTCAGAGGGGTCCTTGAAGCTGGAAGACCCCACAGAGGTGAAAGCAGAAGAGAGCTTCTTCCAGCCCGTGTGTATCACTCCAACCACCAAG GTCCTGCaggacatcacagagcaggaggCGCTCCTGAAgattcccagcactgctgcctccctgctcgGGAGGGATGAGGAGTCCCAGGAGAACCAGAACCCCtttgggaggaggaagaagaggatgcTGAGCAGCAACATCAGCTTCTTCTCAGGCTGCACCCCCATCAAGGAGTAG
- the PDZD11 gene encoding PDZ domain-containing protein 11 isoform X1 → MEGRVPYDDFPVVFLPPYESPPAWVPPHERVYHPDYNNELTQFLPRTIVLKKPPGAQLGFNIRGGKASQLGIFISKVIPDSDAHRAGLQEGDQVLSVNDVDFQDIEHSKAVEILKTAREITMRVRYFPYNYQRQKERTVH, encoded by the exons ATGGAGGGCCGGGTGCCCTACGACGACTTCCCGGTGGTTTTCCTGCCGCCCTACGAGAGCCCGCCCGCCTGGGTGCCGCCGCACGAG CGCGTGTACCACCCCGACTACAACAACGAGCTCACGCAGTTCCTGCCCCGCACCATCGTCCTCAAGAAGCCGCCCGGAGCGCAG ctgggcTTCAACATCCGGGGAGGAAAAGCCTCGCAGCTGGGAATCTTCATCTCCAAG GTGATTCCCGACTCGGATGCGCACAGGGCCGGGCTGCAGGAGGGGGACCAGGTGCTCTCAGTGAACGACGTGGATTTCCAGGACATTGAGCACAGCAAG gccGTGGAGATCCTGAAGACGGCGCGGGAGATCACGATGCGCGTCCGGTACTTCCCCTACA ATTACCAGCGGCAGAAGGAACGGACAGTTCACTAA
- the PDZD11 gene encoding PDZ domain-containing protein 11 isoform X2, with the protein MEGRVPYDDFPVVFLPPYESPPAWVPPHERVYHPDYNNELTQFLPRTIVLKKPPGAQVIPDSDAHRAGLQEGDQVLSVNDVDFQDIEHSKAVEILKTAREITMRVRYFPYNYQRQKERTVH; encoded by the exons ATGGAGGGCCGGGTGCCCTACGACGACTTCCCGGTGGTTTTCCTGCCGCCCTACGAGAGCCCGCCCGCCTGGGTGCCGCCGCACGAG CGCGTGTACCACCCCGACTACAACAACGAGCTCACGCAGTTCCTGCCCCGCACCATCGTCCTCAAGAAGCCGCCCGGAGCGCAG GTGATTCCCGACTCGGATGCGCACAGGGCCGGGCTGCAGGAGGGGGACCAGGTGCTCTCAGTGAACGACGTGGATTTCCAGGACATTGAGCACAGCAAG gccGTGGAGATCCTGAAGACGGCGCGGGAGATCACGATGCGCGTCCGGTACTTCCCCTACA ATTACCAGCGGCAGAAGGAACGGACAGTTCACTAA